The Ipomoea triloba cultivar NCNSP0323 chromosome 4, ASM357664v1 DNA segment catatgggaggtcatgagatcgagcctcagtggaggcgatgacattgactctttgtgcttcaacaggttgagaaagtatagataaactgatactacaatgtaatagagtcagttgtatttaaaaaaagagtaaattctGCCTCCACGATGGTGGGGACATTGGGGGTTCCTCTTACACCTTATGTTATTGGTGAAGATCATTACTAAATGGGGGAAATTTAGGCTGGTTGGATTTCAACCCACCCAAAGTATTCATTACCTGCTTTAGTCTTATCCATTTCTTTATCAGTGGAAAAACACTGTTTATTAACCTTAGTGATGGATCCTTTTGCAGCTATCAACTTGCAATTAACTTCCAGAAGAAAGTTATAGAAGCTTGGGAAGGCCACGGTCCGAATGCAGAAGATGAACTTAAAGAAGCTTATCGAATTCTTGAGCAGCTAAAGATGAAAGCTTGTGTTTCATTGCCTGAACAGCCCTCTATAAAGGCCTTGCCTTCATCAAATGCCTCTAGCTTAAATAGTAACTGTCAATCTGATGTTTCAATCACTGAAAGGTGATCAATGTCGATTTTGTGCCACATATTTTGGGATCTTTTTCATCTTCAACAGCAAAGGAACTGTAGTTTGTAACTTCTTCAAATAGCTTCCATAGAAGTGCTTGACATAATGGCATTGATCACCTTGCATATATTCAATCATATATTAGTTTGCAGTCTTGCACATACTGGGCTAATGAGAATGAAACTCAGTattaagagagagagagcgcgCACAgccgcacacacatatatatacatagatttctattcaaatgtggccgcgttTTCCCGTGCGGCCGGTGCggaatacaccactatgtatacaaatatacaccactcaatgttagaaaaaacaccacaatgaaaatacacaaaaataccaaaaaacacatcacacacccaaaataatgcatcatAACTCCCTGTCTTGGGTTTTttggtgtatatctgtatacataatggtgcggccgcactgatcGCACGTTAAGACGCGGTCACACttgattatgactatatatatatatatatatatatatatatatatatatatatttgtaaattcaCATTGCATTTTGTAtctgttttttgtttatgtGCTACCTAGTTTGAAATGTGAGTTGAGTTGGGAGGAGAGATTGCTGGGGCAGGTAGTCTAAGAGTTGGACAGATGGTCTATCTTATGCTTCTTGAGatgcattatttttaaaatggagCTCACGTTTTCATGGCTTTCTGAATGGAGAACCAAGAAGTATTGGTTCCTGGTGTGATCTGGTTTTGTCTGTTCACACTACGTTTGAAGCATTTtaaggatattgtttttttgGATCTGAGTGAAGTCAAACAAAACGTAAGGGTTGACTTACTCTTTGCAGATCCTCTGGCAAATTTTATATTCCACTACATAACGTGACACATGGCCCAGTCCTTGTTCTGTGCCAGCTTAGCTTCTTGGCCCTTGGAAACGTACACTTTTTGAGTGACCTGAGAAATTACCCGTCATTGCACTGTCTGCACGGTATAAATTTGGCCTTATAATCTTAGTCGGCAAATGTTTGGCTGACTGGGGCATGATTAACTGACtgactcaaactaaaaaaattataaacaatgattagttgaaaattataaacaaattaatagtCTGACCAATTTGATTGGAATTGTCCTATACTTCTTGGTTTCTTGCTGTACATTCTTCTTCCCCTGTTTCTTTGTTCAGAAATTTTTGCTTAATGGTTTAAAGTTAAAAACACAATCATTTCCATTCATGAAACCTACAGAAGCAGAAACTGAGTGGATTTGAAGGATTATTAGTTCATTGTAccaaaaaatgtcaattattGCCGGATTTAGTGTAGTGGTTCGTCACCTGACTTAATGTTACTATCGAAATGGACAGTCTAGGCCATCCACCCCGAGTGTCTCCAGATTTCTTGCATAACCGATCAATATTTTGAACACAATCCAATCCTTAAAATGCGTGTAAATTTACGTTAGGATCTTCAAGTTAATAAACACTAGTGCTTGAATGGTTGTTAGATGTAATTCCCAGATCATGaatggtaaaaataaaaaagattttatCTGTAAGTTTGGGCTAAAACTACATTGTTTACAGTTTTCTTTCAACTACTACTACTGCTAATATTGAATGGGAAGAATGGCACTTCTTGATCCTCTTCCATGTCCAAATGAGAAGATGGATCTATGCATCCTGCTGCTACTCGATTCACCGCTGTTTCTAACCTCGTCCACATGTCCGATCTGTCTCAGGATTTCTTGGACCGACAGATAAACATGTCTGTCTGCTGCAGAATCCATGGAGAAGGATCTTCTTATGGGTTGGATGGAGAATTGGGAATCTTTCTCTCTCACGTCAATGCACTCGTCCCCCATGATTGAAGCGCTGTGGAGCTTTCTGGGTTTCGGTTTTCTTGACGAATGCAGCAAGCTCCGCCGCGACTCGCTTCTCTGCGCCGCCGTCTGCGGCGGCGACGCGGCGGTCGTGCCGTCATCTCCGGCCAGCTCAATCACCACCAAGTCGTCGTCGCTGGCCGCCGCGCTTCCGGGGAACGGGCGGGGATCTTGCGGGGAGGAGTTGGGGGCGATGATCCGATCAAGCGGCGGCGTTCTTGATTTTCCGGCGGCGATGCTGGTTCTGCAGAGCGGGCAAGTGGCGTTGTTCTGAAGCCATATATCGATGCAATCCGAATGAAACGCGTGGTCGCATTTGGGAAGAACCCGGAGCGTTTCCCGCGCCTGAAACTCACTCAAACACACCGCGCACCGCCGGAAACTCCGctccccgccgccgccgccgtacTGCACCGTCGGGATTTCGCGTATCAGCAGCTCATCCAGCCCCCGGCTCTGCAACGACGGCGAATACGACGACACCAACGCCGCCGCCTCTTCACGGCGGCGCCGCCGCAACGGATCAATCTGTGGCCACCGGAAACAGCACTTGGTTACGAACAAATAGTAGCTGACGAGCAAGAAACCGGTGGCCATGATGCCCAACAGCGCAATGGCGATCATCGGAAAGCCGCCATTGCCGGAATCTGGGGAGGTAGGAACTTGGGATTCATGGATATGTGCTGTAATATCCATTGCagagaaacaaattaaacaatgtGATATATACAACGCTCAGTACTGTAATAAAGATGTCTGCTTTACAAGGAGACAAGCTTAATTGGAGATGGAAGCCAACAGTGAACCACTATGATGAGATCTGAATAGGAAGACACTGTTCATTAATGCAGCGATGAAAACGTTAAAGTTAACACTTTGATATATGGGTTTTTGGCTGTTAAGGAAGGAAACATTTATGTGGGTTATGACTTTGGGGAAAATGATTTTGTGGGCATCTAGAACACAAACATGGTAAgtcaaaaatttaataaagaatGCTGAAACGGATCGTCAAGTGAGTAAAATATTATTCTCTCACtagttacaagtttgattcatacCAATACTCTTCTGTATGATTTGCGACTTATTATATGTCGAATAAGAGGATATGATTTTTTAGTGAGATTATTTGTCTCCCTATTTATGTAATTTGCTAGCTATTATAAGTTTTAACGAATACACACCATCAGATAGTACTATCTGGAGATTTCCACCATCACCcaaaaaagttttaatataTAAGTAGAATTGAGGCAACACATGTAATGGGACTTTGGGAGTTTGAAGATGCTGAGACATGGAATTAACAATGATCAAGTTGCCTGACTGGCATTATGGGTTTTGGGTTTTGACTGCAGAACTATCCTCAGATATTAGCTGGACTATAGCTAtgctcaaaaaaattatttaattgatGGCATCACTTTTCGAAAAGTTATACTCTTAATTAATACCAAATTTCTATTATATTACGTATTAATCGGAGTCACGCATAAAATGTCAAAGGTAATAAGATGTTACACATGACCTATCAGACCTCTATTTGTATTAAGGTCTCTACAAATCTATCTTATCCTCCAAGAATATTTACTTATACTGAATATTGAAAGTGTCGGACTATTAGACTGACTCTACAAACCGGTCTGATTCGGCGTCTTGACAAACCCATTTTGCCTTTTATTAAAGAGTATCTTACTTATAACTCTATATGAAAAAGAAGTAAAGGAGATGGATGGATGTAGGAACAAAAAAGGAAGTGGGAAAACATCATTAAAGAAAACGAAGGAAATGTGAATAGAATGGTGAGGAACAAGAAATAGGAGCCGACCAGGTTGACCCATGTAATTGCAGGCATGGGTGACCTCATGAATGCCCTTTTTCACAAACTGTAAGTAATGAATTGAAGGAAGAGTGAGATCTGAGGAACCCTTTCTGCTGCAATCTCCAAagtccaaaatattattttatttgtttttacaaGGTTGCTGCAAATTATAAGGTCAGGTTTTTGCCCGCTATAATCATAATACATACAGGATTTATTCCACGGTAAATTCTCCTCAAAACTCATAAAGATTTGGTAAACTATAACTAGAAAAGTCAAACTGCTTTATATATAGTATTCAATTTGAATTATGAAGTTGCAATATAGcaaatattactaaaaaaaaaaagtgattccTCATAAGGAGTTTAAGTTTCCGCAACACTTTTAGGAGAGCCCTCTGAATAGGATCCGATTAAGACTCAAATCTTGCTTAATAGAATAAAGTATAATAATGATATGATTATAATGCATCTTACAAATTCAAGATTATGTGGTCCAGGCAAATTACGTTTGCAACAATGGATTGACATGGAGGAAATGGTACTATGTAGGGACCTAGAATTCATACTAAAGGAATCTAAAATGTTTAGATTCTTGTGGAAAAACAACAAAACTTAGAGCAAATACGTGCTGTATAAATGTCTGCATATATAGTTTTCATGCAATCATATATTGCACAGAAACCCACAGTTTCAAGACTGAAAACCAAGCAGAATTGCAGAAAAGAGAAGTGAATTGAAGAAGATCAGATGGTGGTTCTTCTTTCAAACTGGTCTGATGTTCAATCTGTGCCTGAACGTTACATCTTCCCATCCGATGTCAGACCTGGAAACCTCGATTTCCCCACTTATACCGACATTCCAGTCATAGACCTCGGAAATCCTGACAAAAATGAAACCATTCAGCAGATCCTTAAAGCATGCCAAGACTCTGGGATTTTCCAggttctttaatttcttgatcatGAATTCATATATGGTTACATTGTTTTctgctacacacacacacatatatatatatatatttcatcatCAGATCAGCTCTATCTTCCAAAGATTAAGACTTGAATTGAGAATGTTGTGCAGGTGATTAACCATGGAGTGTCTGAGGATCTAATGGATGAAACAATGAATGTTCTTGAGGAATTCTTCAATCTGCCTGGAGAATACAAGGAAAGGTTTTACTCCCAGGACATAACTAAACCCTGCAGAATTTTCTCCAGCACTTTAGCTTATGAAACCGAAGAGTTTCACTACTGGAGAGACAACTTCACCCACAGATGTCACCCCCTGGAAGATAACATCCATTCCTGGCCAGAAAACCCCACCAAATACAGGTAAAAATTAAACCAATTCAACAACCTAAACCCACAATTCTTGAATTACCAATCTTTATCATTACCCACAACCtcaaattttgtttctttttttcacTGACAAGATCTGTTGTGAGTAAGTATTCTGTCGAAACTCGAATGCTTCTGCTGAGGATCTTGAATATGATATCTCAAGGACTGGGAATCGAACCGGGCTACTTTGAAGGAGAATTGAGCAAAACTCACTTATTCTCAGTGAACCATCACATTCCATGCCCTGATCCATCTCTCACTCTGGGAATGCCTGTGCATGCTGATCCAAATCTCATCACCCTTCTTCACCAGGGTCATGTTCCAGGGCTTCAGCTCCTCAAAGATGGCCGCTGGACCGAAGTTGCCCCTCTCCGTAACGCCTTCATCATCCTACCTGGCCTAACCTTAAAggtatatacataattttaacTCTTCACAACATATGCGATTCTTTAACACTGTGTTAATGCTTGGGCATTTTGTCGAGCAGGTGGTGAGCAATGACAGGTTCAACACAGCAATACATCGTGTGGTGACGAACTCAAAACAGACCCGAACTACCATCGGAGTGTTTCTTGGGCCGTCTCAAGAAATCTCCATTGAACCGGCTGGAGCTTTGGTGGATTCAGGCGAGGCGCCGGTGTACCGGGGTTTTACGTACCCAGAGTTGTTCAACGTCTTCAAGGTAAATCATTGCGATGCACTCCGATGCTTCAAGACCGACTCTAATTAGTTGTGTTTAAGCGAAATGATtatgtgaatgaatattttctgTGTAAAAGGAAGGCAGAATAATCCTTTAGGTAGTTGTTGCAgacttttttataaataaaataaatatttcatatgTAATATAAAGTGTTGAAGGTGTGGAAGAAATAAATGGTAGCATGAGCTTTGCTTGGTTTGATTTTGGAGTTAACCTGcccatatttgaatttaaatcggattatatatatatatatatatatatatatatatatatatatatgatttttatatagTGGGTCTTGTtatgctgatttttttttaatgtgtataAAGTGTGGTCCTGCATAGCTGCTGGTAGATTCTCAAACCACATAAGAAGAGCAGAAGAGGTGGTGCTAGACTCTAGATAATTCAGGGTTTtggttatttatattaaaatctgGGAAAACTGACTAAGAAATAAGGCGCTAAATACTGGCgccatgtcattaagaaaactAGGGAACTTGTAAAAAATTTTAGgcgaaaaaaattaatgatttgtAAAATGCTATGAAAGGTCAGGGTGCGACATGAATAGTCGGATATAGTTCATAGTGGACACTTTAGcctattatatttaaatttgagtttGTAAATATACAAAAGTTGTacaatatattgtatttataaagaaaataagaaaaaaataaaaattacgaAAATTTTAGTCTAAGCCACACCCAACCATTAGCAACCAAGAGTGATTTAGTATTTTAAAGGATTGTCAAACACATGTAGCTTCTGTGAGAAAGGTTCAACATCTCAATATCATATAATTGACACAGAGATTATTCTCCGTAAAAACATGTCTCACCACACACCTCTAATCTCTCTTAATAAAAACTCTCTTTTCGTTTGGAAAGTCCTCATACACCTTTAAGTTAAATACAACATAGGGCTTCTCTATGCACGTGTGTTATCGGGCATTGACAACTTCTTTGAAGCAATTATGTAACATTGGTGTtaagtatttcaaaataaaaatagtcaGATTTATGATGTGTATGACATGATAGTAATTGAAGTGATCTCACCGGGATTCCAGACGACATTGTTCATCTGTTGAATGAAGACACTCGAGACAAATTGAGTATCACAGAGTccagaaaaaaaattactattagACGCTGATAGGTTAGTGCTAGGTTGAACCCCTTTTTTATATTAAGAAGAAGAGAGActcattaacaaatataaaatgGGCCGCCATGGCAACATCTTTAAAGCTccttaattatgattatttggGCTTGGGAAAACATGTTAAGCCCACGGACAATTAGGTTGCTCTAAAGTCTAAATCCTCTAATGTATacacaatatatcaatataatacaACATTGTGGATCCCGacccgaaacgacgtcgttttgatgttagtggaggcggacgcgaatgacttcatgGAATCATGGAATtcattgtctagaatacacataatccttgtctagaatacacagaatgatttgagtgaatacacagaatattgacacaactacacagaaatcatcctcctaacattcgaatacacaaaacacgtcataacctatgtttaagtacccctaacatgaatacacagaattgtagtctacaatacacaaaatgccttcaaagaatacacagaatatggaaacaccaaatacacaaacacatcacccctgtatttaagtaccactaacatgaatacacagaatcattgTCTAGAATACAGAGAATGACTTGaggaaatacacagaatattgatacaactacacagaaatcatcctcctaacattcgaatacacaaaacacgtcaaaacctatgtttaagtacccctaatatgaatacacataattgtagcctacaatacacataatgtcttcaaagaatacacagaatattaacacaaataca contains these protein-coding regions:
- the LOC116017827 gene encoding RING-H2 finger protein ATL16-like; this encodes MDITAHIHESQVPTSPDSGNGGFPMIAIALLGIMATGFLLVSYYLFVTKCCFRWPQIDPLRRRRREEAAALVSSYSPSLQSRGLDELLIREIPTVQYGGGGGERSFRRCAVCLSEFQARETLRVLPKCDHAFHSDCIDIWLQNNATCPLCRTSIAAGKSRTPPLDRIIAPNSSPQDPRPFPGSAAASDDDLVVIELAGDDGTTAASPPQTAAQRSESRRSLLHSSRKPKPRKLHSASIMGDECIDVREKDSQFSIQPIRRSFSMDSAADRHVYLSVQEILRQIGHVDEVRNSGESSSSRMHRSIFSFGHGRGSRSAILPIQY
- the LOC116017222 gene encoding hyoscyamine 6-dioxygenase-like → MVVLLSNWSDVQSVPERYIFPSDVRPGNLDFPTYTDIPVIDLGNPDKNETIQQILKACQDSGIFQVINHGVSEDLMDETMNVLEEFFNLPGEYKERFYSQDITKPCRIFSSTLAYETEEFHYWRDNFTHRCHPLEDNIHSWPENPTKYRSVVSKYSVETRMLLLRILNMISQGLGIEPGYFEGELSKTHLFSVNHHIPCPDPSLTLGMPVHADPNLITLLHQGHVPGLQLLKDGRWTEVAPLRNAFIILPGLTLKVVSNDRFNTAIHRVVTNSKQTRTTIGVFLGPSQEISIEPAGALVDSGEAPVYRGFTYPELFNVFKVNHCDALRCFKTDSN